The genomic segment GTCGCACCTACAGTCCCGGGCGGAAGGTTACCGATGAGGAGATGGCTAGGATTAACATTACACCCTCACGCTTCCACGGCGAATGGAACTATGTTATTCGCCCTCACTAGTTGTAAATGTTATTTATTGACGTGCCCTAACGTGCTGGGGCAAACGAATATTCCGCCAGGGTTAAGCAACGTAGTATCAATCGCCGCGGGTAGCTACCATAGTGTTGCGCTCAGAAACGACGGCACAGTGGTAGCGTGGGGAGCCAATTCATCCAGCCAGACGAACGTGCCAGCCGGTTTGAGCAATGTGGTGGCGATTGCCTGCGGCCGCAGCACAGCTTAGCATTAAAGAAGGATGGAACCGTGGCGTATTGGGGCGACACCTATGTTCCCCCGGGGGTGAGTAACCTGGTAGCCATCGCGGCCGGCGGAGATATGACCGGGGCAAACTACGGTTTCAACTTGGGGATAAAACGAGACGGAACGTTGATTGCCTGGGGCGATTTCAATGTGGGCCAAACAAATGTTCCTACCGGGTGCAGTAATGTCGTTGCAATCGCTGCTGGAGGCAACCAAGCCCTTGCGATAATTGGTGGCTTAACGATTAATCAGATTTTCTTCGATGAGCGAAACGCAGTTCTTCAATTCCGGACATTTTCCGGTCAGCGATACTCTGTGGAATCGTCATCCGACCTTGGCGCAAACTCTTGGACGAATGTACCCGGCACAGTTGTCTCCGGGACTGGTTTAGATGTGCAGGTGATAGATACCAACAGTCTCGGTGCTCCCTTCCGCTTCTATCGTCTAAAGAGTTCGTCACCTTAAGTTTTTACGATGGATGACGGGCATTTCAGGGCAAGCCGGACTCGATAGATACGTTGTTTGACACGCCGCTGCTCCAACCTGCACTTTTCGATTAAGTTTCCGTGGGATTCTGGATGCTGGGGGTCTATTTGTTCAGCTTAGCGGTATCAATCACCCAAACGGCGTGGATGGCGGCCTCGTCGCCGCGGCCGGCGGGGACGGAATCGCTGGGGTTGTTGGCGTAATACCAGTGGAGTTCCGCCGCACTGGCGGTGCGACCGCCGGGCATTTCGAGGCAGCCGTTGGTGTCGGTGTTCTGCACCCAATCCCAGGCGTACTGCAGCCACTTGGCGCGGTATTCCCTGCTTTGGAGGGCGAACCAGGTGATTTCGTCATAACCCCAAACCCAGAGGAAGTTGCCTTTCATGTTGGGCTCGCCCGGATGGGGGCTGCGCCCGTAATTATCGAACTCGACGAAATAGGGCAGGTGCTCGCAGGTCCAACCGCTAAAGGTTTTACCGCCTTTGCTGCGGCCATAGATGGCATCGGTAAAGCCGGCCTGCAGGATAGCTTGCTGGGGTTTCTCGGGCGTTTCCTTGATGCGCAAAGGGAACGCGTTGAAATCCAGGATGGGATTGCCGTCGTGCATCAAGCCACCGGTAGGAACGTGGCCGTTGCAAAGGACCATGTGACGGCGCGCGTGTTTGGCTGCGTAATCGCGAACGAGGCTGATCAAGTGGGACCAGTTGGTGTTGCCATGGTCGTTCCGATTCATGATTTCCACTTGCCCGAAATGGATGCCTTCGCAGCCCACATCGATATAGGACGCCGCCTGGTAATAAAACCAAAGCTGAGTTTCCATGCGGCTTTCGTCAGGCACCTGGCCCCTGCCCATCGAGCGGCGCTGGCCGGGCGGATAGATCATGTCTTCGTAGCGAAAGTTCCGTTGCTCGACCGGCTGTCCAAGGTCTTTGAAAACCCAATCAGGAATGGCGATTTGGCTGACTCGCGGCCCAACGGTCTCGAAAACGCAGCCTTCCAAGACGATCTCGGGGTCTGCGGCCAACACCAGGGGCGCCTCTTCTTTTGCGCGTTTGATATTGGCCAGGAAATCGTTCTCTGCGCCCCAGAGGCACAAGGCGCGCGCGACGTATTTGGCCCCGCAATTGGTGATCATCCGGATGTCATCGTTCAAGGGGCCGCGCCCGTTCAAGAGGCCCTCGATGCAGATGGACCGCGACAGATAGTTCTCGAGGACTTGCCGCGAGATTTTGCCGTCGAATTGGAACCCGCCGGCACGGGCGGTCGAATTAATACCGGCAGGGGGAAGCTTGGGCAGGGCCTGACGCCAGGCGAGTGCCGCAGCACGCAGCCGTTGCGCGATGTCCTGCTGTTCGTGGGAGAGATTGGTCGTCTCGTTGGAATCGGTTTCCATATTGTAAAGCTCGGTTGCTGAGCCGTCATCATTGACAAGGAGCTTCCATTTGCCTTCCCGAACGGCGATGTGGGGACTGCGGTCGAAGGGATGAAAAGGGTAATTAAAGAACTTCGATTTGCGGCCATACTCCCAGAAAATGGTTTTGGTATGGGCGATGGGCTCGTTAAGGAGCGCCTCGGTCATGTCCTGGCCATCAAAGGCGGCCCCGGCGGGCAAGGGGGCGTGAGCGATGGCGCAAAGGGTCGGGAAAAGATCGACGGCTTCCAAAACGGTCCGCTCATCGACCCGGCCCGGCATAGTGTGACCGGGCCAGCGGACAATGAAGGGGACCCGGATGCCGCCTTCATAAAGGCTGAGCTTGCTGCCGCGCAGGCCGCCAGTGCGCGCGTGATCGAAAGAAGGAAGGGGGCCGTTATCGCTGGTAAAAACAACAATCGTGTTTTGATCGAGACCGAGCGCTTTCAAACCGTCGAAAAGACGGCCCATCTGGAAATCGTATTCGGCAAGGACGCCGGAGAAATCCCGCTCCTGTTGAGAATGCGGGGCTTCGGCCTCGCGCTGGAGGTTGGGAACCCAGGGAGTATGGACGTCGTCAGGCCAAATCTCGACATAGCAGGGACGGTCTTTGTGGCGGCGGAGAAAATCCAGCGCGTGATTGACAAAATAGCGGGTGCGGTCCCAGCGTTTGACCAGGTCCTTGGGCGACCAAATCCAGTCGGTGGCGGTGATGTTGGGGTCGGGTTCAGGGCTTTCATAAGTCCCGATATGCTCGTCATAACCGTAAGCGCTGAAAGGAGGCGCATTGGTGACATCACGGCCACCGCCCAGATGCCACTTGCCGAAATGCGCGGTGGCAAAGCCGGCGGCTTTCAGGACGCGGGCCAGCGCCGGGGCCTGGGTGGGAAGAAAATCGGTCTGCTCACAGTCGCGATTTTTGGCCCGAGTGTCGAGGTACGTGGTGAAATTCCAGCGCGCGGGAAACATGCCCGTAATGAAGGCGGCTCGAGAGGGCGAGCAAATAGGGGCATTATCGTAGAAATGAGTGAAGCGCACCCCCTCCTTGGCGAGCCTGTCGATATTGGGCGTGGGCGCGAAGTTTCCCCCGTAACAATTCAGATCGCTGTAACCCATGTCGTCGGTAAGGACAAAGACGATGTTCGGCGGCCTTGCGTCGTGGGTGACCGGAGTTGGAGGAGAAGTTTGGGCGTGGCAGGGTGAATAAGGCAGGCCCAGCAGAGCCGCGCTGAGTGCGAAAGTCGTAAATGGCGAAAAGGAATTTGGCATAAGGGACTTCGGGAACGGCATAGATTTAATACTCGTACGATAGGCTTCCCTGACAAGATAAAAGT from the Verrucomicrobiia bacterium genome contains:
- a CDS encoding sulfatase-like hydrolase/transferase: MPNSFSPFTTFALSAALLGLPYSPCHAQTSPPTPVTHDARPPNIVFVLTDDMGYSDLNCYGGNFAPTPNIDRLAKEGVRFTHFYDNAPICSPSRAAFITGMFPARWNFTTYLDTRAKNRDCEQTDFLPTQAPALARVLKAAGFATAHFGKWHLGGGRDVTNAPPFSAYGYDEHIGTYESPEPDPNITATDWIWSPKDLVKRWDRTRYFVNHALDFLRRHKDRPCYVEIWPDDVHTPWVPNLQREAEAPHSQQERDFSGVLAEYDFQMGRLFDGLKALGLDQNTIVVFTSDNGPLPSFDHARTGGLRGSKLSLYEGGIRVPFIVRWPGHTMPGRVDERTVLEAVDLFPTLCAIAHAPLPAGAAFDGQDMTEALLNEPIAHTKTIFWEYGRKSKFFNYPFHPFDRSPHIAVREGKWKLLVNDDGSATELYNMETDSNETTNLSHEQQDIAQRLRAAALAWRQALPKLPPAGINSTARAGGFQFDGKISRQVLENYLSRSICIEGLLNGRGPLNDDIRMITNCGAKYVARALCLWGAENDFLANIKRAKEEAPLVLAADPEIVLEGCVFETVGPRVSQIAIPDWVFKDLGQPVEQRNFRYEDMIYPPGQRRSMGRGQVPDESRMETQLWFYYQAASYIDVGCEGIHFGQVEIMNRNDHGNTNWSHLISLVRDYAAKHARRHMVLCNGHVPTGGLMHDGNPILDFNAFPLRIKETPEKPQQAILQAGFTDAIYGRSKGGKTFSGWTCEHLPYFVEFDNYGRSPHPGEPNMKGNFLWVWGYDEITWFALQSREYRAKWLQYAWDWVQNTDTNGCLEMPGGRTASAAELHWYYANNPSDSVPAGRGDEAAIHAVWVIDTAKLNK